In the genome of Hyphobacterium sp. CCMP332, one region contains:
- a CDS encoding mannose-1-phosphate guanylyltransferase, which translates to MAGGVGSRFWPFSRSKEPKQFLDILGTGKTLIQQTIDRFDGIIPRENIYVVTNEDYKEIVKSQLRFLKDDQILLEPVGRNTAPCIAYGVSKISTLNQQANIIVCPSDHVILDTTEFQRVINEGMNYVSNNDSLLTLGIHPSRPDTGYGYIQFHHDENTIKKVKTFTEKPDADLAKTFVESGDFLWNSGIFIWNINSIESALEKYLPEVSELFFSDKTKYYTKNENDFIRSVYSQCRNISIDYGIMEKASNVYVFPSDFGWTDLGTWKSLFETKKKDDNKNVIDGKVLLNETNNCIIKSDGDKLMVVDGLDNYIVVQHGDVVMICRKEYEQQVKNFVTDIKQNKDLSKFI; encoded by the coding sequence CCCTTTAGCCGCTCTAAAGAGCCCAAACAATTTCTTGACATTTTGGGAACCGGAAAAACACTCATACAGCAAACGATTGATCGTTTTGATGGAATAATTCCAAGAGAAAATATTTATGTAGTCACAAATGAAGATTACAAGGAGATTGTAAAAAGTCAGTTAAGGTTTTTAAAAGATGATCAAATCCTCCTTGAACCTGTAGGAAGAAATACTGCACCTTGCATTGCTTACGGTGTTAGTAAAATTTCAACGTTAAATCAGCAAGCAAATATAATAGTCTGCCCCTCTGATCACGTGATACTTGATACGACAGAGTTTCAAAGAGTGATAAATGAAGGCATGAATTATGTTTCAAATAATGATTCTCTTCTAACACTGGGGATTCATCCTTCAAGACCCGATACCGGCTATGGATATATTCAGTTTCATCACGATGAGAATACAATTAAAAAAGTAAAGACATTTACAGAAAAGCCTGATGCAGATCTGGCCAAAACATTTGTCGAAAGCGGCGATTTTTTATGGAATTCCGGAATTTTTATCTGGAATATCAATTCAATAGAATCTGCATTGGAAAAGTATCTTCCGGAAGTCTCAGAATTATTTTTCAGTGATAAGACCAAATATTACACAAAAAATGAGAATGACTTTATAAGAAGTGTTTACTCACAATGCAGAAATATCAGCATTGATTATGGCATTATGGAGAAAGCATCTAATGTATATGTTTTTCCATCTGATTTTGGTTGGACTGATTTGGGAACTTGGAAATCTCTTTTTGAAACAAAAAAGAAGGACGACAATAAAAATGTAATTGACGGGAAAGTGCTGTTAAATGAAACCAACAATTGCATAATAAAATCGGATGGTGACAAATTAATGGTAGTCGACGGGCTGGACAACTATATAGTTGTTCAACATGGAGATGTGGTAATGATTTGTAGAAAAGAGTATGAGCAGCAGGTAAAAAACTTTGTTACCGATATAAAGCAAAACAAAGACCTCTCAAAATTTATTTAG